A portion of the Lolium rigidum isolate FL_2022 chromosome 1, APGP_CSIRO_Lrig_0.1, whole genome shotgun sequence genome contains these proteins:
- the LOC124669345 gene encoding trimethyltridecatetraene synthase-like, translating into MELPPLATFLAMVLAAAVFLKFKATSRRSYNLPPGPKPWPVIGNFNLIGALPHRSVHELSKKYGPLMHLRFGSFPVVIGSSVEMAKFFLKTQDVLFIERPKTASGKYTTYNYADITWSPYGAYWRQARRICITEVFSARRLASFEHIRADEVRALVRGLFVAASVPGRAVHLNRDHLSTLSMNVITRMVLGKRFFGDGADAAEGPVSSLDEFKWMLDELLLLNGVLNVGDWIPWLDWMDLQGYVRRMKKVGKMFDAFMEYVLDAHSEQRRRDGEGFVARDMVDVLMQVADDPNLEVQFGRVGVKAFTQDLIAGGTESSSVTVEWALSELLRKPAIFAAATEELDRVIGRGRWVTEKDIPNLPYIEAIVKETMRVHPIVPLLIPRVAREDVVVGGYDIPKGARVLINVWTIGRDPELWDAPEEFTPERFVGSKMDVKGQDFELLPFGSGRRMCPGLNLGLKVIQLSLANLLHGFTWGLPEGMTKEELSMDEVFGLSTTRKCPLEVVIEPKLPEHMYV; encoded by the coding sequence ATGGAGCTACCACCATTGGCCACCTTCCTTGCCATGGTGCTCGCTGCCGCCGTCTTCCTAAAATTCAAAGCCACATCACGCCGCAGCTACAACCTCCCACCAGGTCCGAAACCGTGGCCAGTCATCGGCAACTTCAACCTCATCGGTGCACTCCCTCACCGCTCCGTCCACGAGCTCTCCAAGAAGTACGGCCCGCTCATGCATCTCCGCTTCGGTTCCTTCCCCGTCGTCATCGGCTCGTCCGTCGAGATGGCCAAGTTCTTCCTCAAAACCCAAGACGTCCTCTTCATCGAACGCCCCAAGACGGCCTCCGGCAAGTACACCACCTACAACTACGCCGACATCACCTGGTCGCCCTACGGCGCGTACTGGCGCCAGGCGCGCCGGATATGCATCACCGAGGTATTCAGCGCCCGCCGTCTCGCGTCCTTCGAGCACATCCGCGCCGACGAGGTGCGCGCTCTGGTTCGCGGCCTCTTCGTCGCGGCGTCTGTCCCGGGGCGCGCCGTGCATCTCAACAGGGACCACCTGTCCACGCTCAGCATGAACGTGATCACGCGGATGGTGCTCGGGAAGCGGTTCTttggcgacggcgcggacgcgGCGGAGGGGCCGGTGTCGTCGCTGGACGAGTTCAAGTGGATGCTGGACGAGCTGCTGCTGCTCAACGGCGTGCTCAACGTCGGCGACTGGATCCCGTGGCTGGACTGGATGGACCTGCAGGGGTACGTGCGGCGGATGAAGAAGGTCGGCAAGATGTTCGATGCGTTTATGGAGTACGTCCTCGACGCGCACAGCGAGCAGCGGCGGCGAGACGGCGAGGGCTTCGTGGCGAGGGACATGGTGGACGTGCTCATGCAGGTCGCCGACGACCCGAATCTCGAGGTCCAGTTCGGCCGCGTCGGCGTCAAGGCGTTCACCCAGGACCTCATCGCCGGCGGCACGGAGAGCTCGTCGGTCACCGTGGAGTGGGCACTCTCGGAGCTTCTGAGGAAGCCCGCCATCTTCGCCGCCGCGACCGAGGAGCTGGACCGCGTCATCGGCCGCGGGCGCTGGGTGACGGAGAAGGACATACCGAACCTGCCGTACATCGAGGCCATCGTCAAGGAGACGATGCGCGTGCACCCCATCGTGCCGCTCCTCATCCCGCGCGTCGCCCGCGAGGACGTGGTCGTCGGCGGCTACGACATCCCAAAGGGTGCGCGCGTGCTCATCAACGTGTGGACAATCGGCCGGGACCCGGAGCTGTGGGATGCGCCGGAAGAGTTCACGCCGGAGAGGTTCGTCGGGAGCAAGATGGACGTCAAAGGGCAGGACTTCGAGCTGCTCCCGTTCGGGTCTGGCCGGCGGATGTGCCCTGGCTTGAACCTCGGGTTGAAGGTGATACAGCTGAGCCTGGCCAACCTGCTCCATGGGTTCACGTGGGGCTTGCCGGAGGGGATGACGAAGGAGGAGCTGAGCATGGATGAGGTGTTTGGGCTGTCAACCACCCGCAAGTGCCCGCTCGAGGTTGTCATCGAGCCCAAGCTTCCTGAGCACATGTATGTTTGA